A region of Diadema setosum chromosome 15, eeDiaSeto1, whole genome shotgun sequence DNA encodes the following proteins:
- the LOC140238596 gene encoding protein mab-21-like 3, translated as MASKKKSHSKQSLSNALNGHIEYHVIPKQEEIKRIHFAILNRIIIPILNRVGEIDDRFRCDCDEYRGLKSLDGAHNLVGLNYRERYRVDIAVVLSNLLTSKCISNPDDERNLTVQQFSSAFLDSAACDNPYISSLPGFGYVLTDASKSLTHDLLSIKQDDVSSAQHESLDFANRSFLSPGKVIKRFLSLVEESIEILLAECVWEEEPTIYEISVKREGSLVRLHVILSGEEYTIDLVPVLELGGWWPKSIQAWGPPGAARPNQWLDYARMTRVKQKFYVSAARPPPGHDAFRLWSTCFFVSEKILSQSVVEEMDAQSSCRAAVLLAMRSLCEENQEDFHPITPRLVTIAFLHQCTQYPLEDDWAPHKLGRAFVDLFMALIAAVKAGVCSHYFLPSVNILDNSQDLKPVVHQLKAILSDIVENPQKTQFLHHERGRSDVSPSR; from the exons ATGGCATCGAAGAAAAAGTCGCATAGCAAGCAGAGTTTATCAAATGCTTTGAATGGTCACATCGAGTATCATGTCATTCCAAAACAAGAGGAGATAAAGCGAATTCATTTTGCCATACTTAATCGTATAATTATCCCGATCTTGAACAGAGTGGGTGAGATTGATGATCGCTTTCGGTGTGACTGCGATGAGTATCGGGGGTTGAAGTCGCTTGACGGAGCACATAATCTCGTGGGCTTGAATTACCGTGAGCGATACCGCGTTGACATCGCAGTTGTTTTATCGAATCTCTTGACGTCGAAATGCATATCAAACCCTGACGACGAACGGAACTTGACCGTGCAGCAATTCTCGTCAGCTTTTCTCGATAGTGCTGCCTGCGATAATCCCTACATATCGTCTCTTCCTGGGTTTGGATATGTCCTCACGGATGCTTCAAAATCACTGACCCACGATTTGCTGAGCATCAAGCAGGACGATGTGTCGTCAGCTCAGCATGAAAGTTTGGACTTTGCGAACAGGTCATTCCTTTCCCCGGGAAAGGTTATCAAACGGTTCCTCAGCCTTGTGGAGGAGAGTATAGAGATTCTACTTGCAGAATGTGTCTGGGAGGAGGAGCCCACCATCTACGAAATTTCTGTGAAAAGAGAAG GCTCGTTAGTCAGGCTCCATGTCATTCTAAGTGGAGAGGAATACACCATAGACCTTGTTCCAGTCCTAGAGCTGGGAGGATGGTGGCCCAAGAGCATACAGGCCTGGGGTCCACCGGGCGCTGCCAGGCCAAACCAGTGGTTGGACTATGCCAGAATGACGAGGGTCAAGCAGAAGTTCTACGTGTCCGCAGCGCGACCCCCGCCGGGTCACGACGCCTTCCGACTGTGGTCTACATGCTTTTTTGTGAGCGAGAAGATCCTCTCGCAGTCAGTGGTGGAAGAGATGGATGCCCAGTCATCCTGTCGTGCTGCGGTCTTACTCGCCATGCGCTCTCTGTGTGAGGAAAACCAGGAAGACTTCCATCCCATCACCCCGCGCCTTGTCACGATTGCGTTCCTGCACCAGTGCACCCAGTACCCACTGGAGGACGACTGGGCACCCCACAAACTCGGGCGCGCCTTCGTCGATCTCTTCATGGCGCTGATCGCCGCGGTGAAGGCGGGAGTGTGCAGCCACTACTTCCTGCCCTCTGTCAACATCCTTGACAACTCACAGGACCTCAAGCCAGTGGTCCACCAACTGAAGGCCATACTCAGTGACATTGTGGAGAATCCCCAGAAGACGCAATTCCTGCACCATGAACGTGGCCGATCAGATGTCTCCCCAAGTAGATGA